A window of Hymenobacter siberiensis genomic DNA:
TTCTTTACTTCCAGTTCCGTCAGGTCGCTCATCTTCAGAATATTGAAGCCGTTCTTCTCGAAGTTAGGCCGCAATTCATTCAGGTACGTCAGGCTCTGGTCGTTCACGAAGCGGTGCGCGAAATCGAGCAGCTTGCGCCGGAATGGCAGCTCGCGCAGCCCCGAGTAGTCGATGCGCTCCTTGCCATAATCGAGGTAGTTATACAGCGAGCCCACCCGAATCATGAAAAACTCATCGAGGTTGGAGCTGGTGATAGCCAGAAACTTAAGCTTGTCAAACAGGCCCCGACTGGCGTCCTGCACCTGGTCGAGCACCCGGTAGTTGAACCGCAGCCAACTCAGGTCGCGGCTGATGTACTTGCTTTTGCGGATAAGGTCGGAGGACTTGAAGAGCTTCATAATGGATAAGGATGGCAGGACAAAATACGTGAAATATGCCCCACGAATAATACTTTACGCGGAAATAATAGCGGTGGCCTCAATCTCGACCAACAATCGCGGGTCAATCAGGGCCTTAGCTTCCAGCACGAACAATGCAGACCAACTGGCCGCAATACCTTCGCCATTTGCCTGGCCCACGGCTCCCATAGCAGGACGCAGGTCACAAACCTGCGCGCATCTGCCACGTTCTCAAACGGTGTACCCACGGCATTAGGTGCCACGCCTATCTTTTCCAGCATACGCTAGCTGTGGATATAAGTATCTGAACCAAGCACGGCTGAGCCAGCAACAGCAACTCATAGCAATAGCCCACCACTACCTCAAAAAAGAAAAGCACAGCGAAAAAAGAAGGGCAGCCTAAATGGCTGCCCTTCCTCACATTCACAAAATCCGTTAAAATCCGCGCTAATCCGTGGTCTTAGACGTCCAGCTTGGCGTATTTGGCGTTGCGCTCGATAAAGTCGCGGCGCGGGGCCACCTCGTCGCCCATCAGCATCGAGAACAGGTGGTCGGCATCGGCGGCCGACTCTACCGTTACCTGCTTCAGCGTACGCGTCATGGGCTGCATGGTGGTGGTCCAGAGCTGCTCGGCGTTCATTTCACCGAGGCCTTTATAGCGCTGCACGTTCACCGTTTCGGGCTTGCCGCGTCCGAGGTCGGCCTGGGCGGCGATGCGCTCCTCTTCGTTCCAGCAGTAACGCTCCTCCTTGCCGCGCTTCACGAGGTAGAGCGGCGGCTGGGCGATGTAGATGTAACCCCGGTCCACCAGCTCGCGCATGTAGCGGAAAAAGAAGGTCAGAATCAGGGTACGGATGTGCGAGCCATCGATATCAGCGTCGGTCATGATGATGACCTTGTGGTAGCGCAGCTTGCTGAAGTTCAGCGGCCCCGATTCGGTACCGTCATCATCGGTCGTAAATGCCAGCGACTTGCGCTCGTTGAAGCTCACGCCCAACGCCGTAATCATGTTCTTGATTTCCTCGTTCTCCAGAATGCGGTGCTCCTGGGCTTTCTCCACGTTCAGGATTTTACCGCGCAGCGGCAGAATGGCCTGAAACGCCCGGTTGCGGCCCTGCTTGGCCGTGCCCCCGGCCGAATCTCCTTCGACGAGGTACAGCTCGCAGATTTCGGGGTCCGACTCCGAGCAGTCGGCCAGCTTGCCGGGCAGGCTGTTGCTGCTCAGCACACCCTTGCGCTGCACCATGTCCTTGGCCTTGCGGGCGGCGATGCGGGCCTTGGCGGCCAGAATCACCTTCTCCATAATGCGATTGGCCTGGTTGGGGTTCTCATCGAGGTACTGGGTGAGGATTTCACCCACTACCGAGTTCACCGCGCCGCTCACCTCGGAGTTACCGAGCTTGGTTTTGGTCTGGCCCTCAAACTGGGGCTCCTGCACTTTCACCGAGATAACGGCTGTGAGCCCCTCGCGGAAGTCATCGCCGGTAATCTCAACCTTGGCTTTTTCGAACAGCTTGTTCTTGTCGCCGTAGGTTTTCAGCACCCGCGTCACCGCCGAGCGGAAGCCCGCTACGTGCGTGCCACCCTCAATGGTATTGATGTTGTTGACGTAGGAATAGACGTTTTCCTGGTACGAGGTATTATACTGCAGGGCCACTTCTACGGGCGTGCCGCCCTTCTCGCTCTCCACGTAAATGGGCTCCGAAAGCAGCGACGGCCGCTGCTCGCCGTCGAGGTACTGCACGAAGTCGCGCAGGCCGCCGGTCGAGTAAAACTCTTCGCCGCGAAACGCGCCACCCTCCAGCTTCTCGCGGCGATCGATGAGCGTGATGCGGATGCCTTTGTTGAGGTACGAGAGGTCGCGCAGGCGCGAAGCCACCGTATCATAGCGGTATTCGGTTTCGGTGAAGATGCTGGCGTCCGGCAGGAACTGCACTTCCGTGCCGTGCTCGTCGGTATCGCCCACTTCCTTCACCGGGTACTGCGGAAAGCCAATTTTATACTCCTGCTCGTACATGTGGCCGTTGCGGCGCACGGTCACTTTCAGGTCGGTGCTGAGCGCGTTCACGCAGCTCACACCCACGCCATGCAGGCCGCCGGATACCTTGTAGGAGCCTTTGTCGAACTTGCCACCGGCGTGCAGCACGGTCAGTACCACTTCCAGGGCCGACTTGCCTTCCTTGGCGTGCCAGTCTACGGGAATGCCACGGCCATTGTCGCGCACGGTCACCGAGTTATCCTCGTTGATGGTCACGTTAATCAGGTCGCAATGCCCGGCGAGGGCTTCGTCAATCGAGTTATCGACCACTTCCCACACTAGGTGGTGCAGACCTTTCAGCCCGGTGTCGCCGATGTACATGCTGGGCCGCTTGCGCACGGCCTCCAATCCTTCGAGTACTTGAATGCTGTCGGCCGAATAATCCGACTGGGGAATCTTTGCTGTTGTTTCGCTCATGAGGGCGGGATTAAATCAGGTCATAAAACCGCCCCACGGGCGGCTAGGTACTGAACACTCAAAAGTACATATTTAATCCCATTTTGAGTATTTTTCGCGCCATTTATCCTCGGATTTTTTCATTTTCCCAGCCG
This region includes:
- the gyrB gene encoding DNA topoisomerase (ATP-hydrolyzing) subunit B; amino-acid sequence: MSETTAKIPQSDYSADSIQVLEGLEAVRKRPSMYIGDTGLKGLHHLVWEVVDNSIDEALAGHCDLINVTINEDNSVTVRDNGRGIPVDWHAKEGKSALEVVLTVLHAGGKFDKGSYKVSGGLHGVGVSCVNALSTDLKVTVRRNGHMYEQEYKIGFPQYPVKEVGDTDEHGTEVQFLPDASIFTETEYRYDTVASRLRDLSYLNKGIRITLIDRREKLEGGAFRGEEFYSTGGLRDFVQYLDGEQRPSLLSEPIYVESEKGGTPVEVALQYNTSYQENVYSYVNNINTIEGGTHVAGFRSAVTRVLKTYGDKNKLFEKAKVEITGDDFREGLTAVISVKVQEPQFEGQTKTKLGNSEVSGAVNSVVGEILTQYLDENPNQANRIMEKVILAAKARIAARKAKDMVQRKGVLSSNSLPGKLADCSESDPEICELYLVEGDSAGGTAKQGRNRAFQAILPLRGKILNVEKAQEHRILENEEIKNMITALGVSFNERKSLAFTTDDDGTESGPLNFSKLRYHKVIIMTDADIDGSHIRTLILTFFFRYMRELVDRGYIYIAQPPLYLVKRGKEERYCWNEEERIAAQADLGRGKPETVNVQRYKGLGEMNAEQLWTTTMQPMTRTLKQVTVESAADADHLFSMLMGDEVAPRRDFIERNAKYAKLDV